DNA from Tachypleus tridentatus isolate NWPU-2018 chromosome 8, ASM421037v1, whole genome shotgun sequence:
agccctcgagtagctttgtgcgaaattcaaaaacaaacaaacaaaattcttcacTAATATTACGCATTACAAAAaatgtcatttaatttattttgttactaatgaACATATTTCTTGCAGAATACATTTACATCCTTACAAGTGGTGATATGGTCATTCCTGTTATGCACTTTAGGGCGAATTTTATTGGGCTCATTGGCTTTTGGGCTCATAAAGTCAAatgtatagataaaagaatatatttgtgatgaaaatatatttcacaacaaatataacataatgcacatgtgGATAGTACTTACACGAACACCTTCAAGTGTTAGGTTTGGGGCATTTGACAGCTGAGGGTAGcacttaaatatttcatccactACTTGGTCATACTGCCTTGAAGTGGGATATCTGGAAAATAGAGGTTGGGCAGGCTATCAAGTACAGATGAAGACATCTGAAGAGATATAATTACACGCTTGTAATCAGAAATGGTACACATGGTATTCACTGCACAGCACTTAAAAGGTATAGTTGGAAACCTCAGTGTAGACTGCATCCAGCAAATGAAAGCGACCTTCTTTCTCAACAGGCTTCCCTTGCGACAACAGCAAAGCAGCAGATCTAGGCAGACTTGATAATTTTTCCAGTTTAAAGGGTACCGGCCAAGGCTTGAATGCTTAGATGCTGACCAAAGAAATATCAAATAGTTCAAAACACTTACAAATTGGGGTTGACTGATTGCAATGAAATACTAACTAAGGTCTCATTGTCCCAAGTGAAAGATGAAACTGTTTCTCCAACAGATTGAAAGATCTGTTTGACATTCATTAGCACATATCCTACCATGATGATATGGACTGAATTTGTTCAGTACTGGGACCGGGTGAAGATGCACTCTGCTTGCTTAAAGGCACTTCAGAGTTCGGTGGATTCTGgtcaaaaataaattcttaacaggtctaaatttgtaataaaaaattaacaacaataattgtgttatgttcaataatgtatattgaacaattttacttcttttcttcgGAATAAAGTTTCCGCAGAGTGATTTCCAATGACTACATAAAAGATTATAATCACTCAAATTTAAATGGGTTGCGCATTCTTACAAACGACTTACCACAACAGCTATCTCTCCGTCAGAGGCCCCAGCATTAGAAACCAGAGAAACGCGCAACTTTGCTCGTGGTTTTGGAATGTCAAACCATTGAACATCCACCCAGTCCTGCCAGTCTTCCATGTACACTTGAGCTGACAAGTTGGTAGCATCTACATCCAGATTTACGTTGTCAGACATCTTACTGGGCAACAATTCCAGATCATCCACTGACACCACAATTTTTTTTCCCTTGTAGGTAATGTGGTAGGATAAAGCCATCTGGAATCTAAAAGTATGGTACTgatcaaaaatgatttatatgcatacacatgcagaaaagttgtcattgaagaacaactacaaaacaccaAAAAGATATATTACATTTCCAGCAGAACTGGTATAAATcagttaaataaagtaatttggTTTTTTCCCTAACAAATAGCAGCCTTTAAGAGGTGAAAGCAAATATAAAAGTAGTCTGACCTCAATAGATGGTGATGATAGTGGTGATTTTGGTGCAAATATGCATGACACATATTAATATGACACAAGTTCTCtctgtttgaaaattttgatgaaatgtgtcacaaaaaggcagaaacaaatttacataaaatatgtcaaatcttttgatgaaatttgtcactgAAAGGTACAcaccaagttacataaaataggttaaaatattaattgattaCAGAGTTctgtttgaaatttatcattattCAGTCGCCACTAATGTAGTGATGTAGGATGATCATATTTTCATCTTTGTTTACATACCAAGGCAATGGGTAATGATCATAAAGATCTGGAATGCTCAGGAGTTCATAACTTCTCATTGGCTCTGCAATGTAAGCATGAAGATGTCTGTGATAATCCACAGTTTGGTATCTTTGACACTACAAAAAAGGTTTTCCCGAAAGAACAAAGCAACAgatcactgaagaaaattgaaGACTATCGAATTCATAGCCACTGACAACCATTGTCCCTGTGTTGTATGTGAGGCAGATGACTGCACAACCTGATGCTTTAGTGACAAAATCGCTTTCCCCAACAAATGCACTGACAAGGTTTCTCTCTTTTCCGAGGTCAGGCAATCTGACAGGATTAGTCAGGTTAAAGGCATCTTTTCCAAGAACTCCATTGCTTTCCAAATGTGAACAGAGTTTATTCTGGTGTCTCATTGCCATTGTTTTGGCTAGATTCCTCCTGTTTTTGGTACGTCTTGCAACATCAACTAAAAACTATGTTTGGCCTCAAATCTCATGGTCCACACATTCCTCAGTGGACCAAATCTGAGGGTCATCTTTGGGTAATGCAAAGTAAAATCTCCCTTTGGCTTGAGAGTTctatttggaaattatttttcataaagagAATGGAACTGTTGTATCACATCATTTAAGAATTTAATGCTTGCATATGACATTGATGGACACATTATCAATTCTACCATATCCAGCAGAGCCAACAGAACTTCCCGTTTGTTGTTGCCTTCTGGCACTGCATCACTCACCAGTAATAGAAATAACCTTAAGAGACACCAAACTtgcacagctttgtgcttaatgtgTACAAACCCCCTCAAAATAACAAGTTAAGACCTATTGATTTTATCAGTTCCTTTGTTGTGGAACTCCTTCACTCTGCCTGCAAGGTACTGAAGACTGAAGTATTCAGACAAGACATACTGATATACGAATGAAACTAAAATTTCTGACACCAAACCAGATTCAAAAAGGTCATGTAATATATCAGGTGGTAGAGCATTTGCCACATGAAATTACTGCAGAACGTTCAGAGGCGATCTTTTTTTAATCCCATATGTACTTGACAAAGTCGATTCAGTTTCGACCATTGAAACTTGGTAATTATAGGATGCAATAGATCTCTCtggacattttgaaatatcagtcAGCTTTCTTAAATCATCCCGAGTTACCATGCAGAATCTACATGAGCTAAGAGCAGTAAATGATTCAAGAAACCCTCCAATAGCATGGCTTCCCAAATTACCTGCAACAACAACTACAGATGCACCTCTGAATTTGAATGTTCCCTCTGGTTTGACAATGTCAATACCAATGTTTTCAAAAACAGATAGTTCTTCAATCATAGGTCTCATCACTGTATTTAGCccatgttttttttacattttggctCTTCACCAAGATTGCTAAGAATATACAATGAAGCTGAGATCTCAAAGCAGGTTTAATATTGCCTAACTGATAGTAGAAAGCAGAATAATTGTGAACAGGAGCTCGTATTCCAGCCTGGTTCACAGCTGTAAACTCATCGAAATAGAGAATGATTTGAAGGGCACGGGGAGTTTCTTGCCAGAATAAATGgtttttgaaatgttcaccaTCAACGATATCTCTAAGACAATCATCAGCTGACTGACGAGGATAAACAACCTGGCTAAAAATATCATCATGTTTGAGCAAACACTTCAGAgtatctaataaagaaacatactgcaTTGTGTCATGTTTCCCATCACCAGCAATTCCCAGGTAATACTCATCAGGTTTTACAAATGCCAAATTACCTTCAATGTAAGACTGGAAATTATTGTGATCAGTGACATTTTCAATTATGGAATGAAAATCAAGACTTTCTTTCTTGCAAGCTTCCATCACTGCAACTATACTATTTCTAAGAACCCCTTCACTGAACAATGTTCCTTTTATGGTTTGGAATAAATGTTCATCTTTGGCAGCCATAATAGAACAggacaaattaaaagaaaattacttgtagttttataagtaattttttcattttcacgCAGCTGCAGAATTGCTTTAGCTAAGGTTCTTCGCTTGTCTGTGACAACCATctccttattaccatcaactgcCTCATCACTGTCAGAGTTCTTATACCTCTGTTCCATAAAGTACTCGGCACATTCACCACCAGCTTCATTATCATGCATACTGGTAGTAGCAAACCATCCATgccttttatttatatgtattttcaaaTATCTGATGCTTTTGAATGGTCTTTCACATCCATTAACCCCACATGGGACAACAAATCAAGGCTCATGCTCATGaaccaaagaaaaatgtgaaagaagcTTGCTAAAATGCCTAACCTTATAATCACATTTAAAGCAagggaaaatattgaaaacttcta
Protein-coding regions in this window:
- the LOC143258467 gene encoding uncharacterized protein LOC143258467 — encoded protein: MALSYHITYKGKKIVVSVDDLELLPSKMSDNVNLDVDATNLSAQVYMEDWQDWVDVQWFDIPKPRAKLRVSLVSNAGASDGEIAVVCSWTVEDLLLPLLFVHYDK